AATGGGGATGAGGGAGCCCACGGGGACTGCAGCAGTGGGGGTCAAAGTGGACTTGCCTCGGCGGAGGAATAGCCTGAGGAACATCTGGATCCCTGCTCCCCGTCACtaagagaagaaggaaatggTCAGAGCCAATCAAGGAAGCAGCATCTTTGCTTGGGATGCAGAACAAAGGAATCTTGGAGGGGGCAAAGAAAGAAGCTGGCAGTGTAATCCCAAGGGAACTGTTCAATCTGGGACAAGGGGAGCGttctgctgctgagaggtgTCCAGTATGATCTGGGATACTCTACAAGtgacaaaggaaaaggaatccCCACCAAaaagccagctctcagcctgcaaCATATCCCCCCCACAAAATCCTGGGATATTTGCCCAGTCCCAACCTGTCAGAATCGAGGGAGACCAGGCTGTCATCTGCCGTCTGGCTGAGCGCTGTGTAGCCCTTGTTAAACTTCACCGACCTGCTGGCAAGCAGAGGAGAGCCAGTGACAGATGTTTTGGggtggaaatcacagaatcagacactggtttaggtgggaagggacctttcaaggtcctcTACTCCaaagcccctgcagtcagcggggacatctgcaacctgacctgggatgggacatctcccacctctctggcccagggtctcaccaccctcagtgtaaaaataaatcttttttatcttttagttcaaaccatcaccccttgtcctgtcacaaccagccctgctcaaaactctgtccccagctttctgatttgcccctttaagcactgaaaggccaccagaaggtctccctggagtgttctcctctccaggctgaacaaccccaactctctcagcctggcctcacagcagaaggcttccagccctctcagcattgctgtggcctcctctggccctgctcccaacaggtccctgtctgtgctgtgatgaggcctgcagagctgcccccGTACTGCAGGAGGGGGGTCTCAGCTGAgcgcagcagaggggcagaatcccctccctgcccctgctgcccagggtgctggggatcagctcagggcagggctggggcagggctggcagcactccgtgccagctcatgtccagcttttcatcccccagcaccccagcctATGCTAACACCAGGGGCTGCTCCAATCCAGGTGCAGGAcgttgcacttggtcttgttcaGCCTCATGTGTTCTCACTtaagcttgtccaggtccctctggatggatcccattCCTCAGGCACGTCAGCTGCACCACtgagcttggtgtcatctgcagacttgctgaggatgcactcaaccCCAGAATATATCATTAACAAAgacattaaacagcactggtcccagacccctgagggacaccacttgtcaccctcAGGCTGCTGGACTGAGGAGCTAGGGCAGGGAAACCCCAacctggatgtcccttcccacccaggtATTGACCAGGGCTACCACAACCTAAGAATAAATTTCGTCTAAGCTCCCTAGGTTGATCCTCACCAGCAAATCATCTCCACaacaaaaagaagcagctgCAAGGCAGAACAGTGCTGTTGGCTGCTTGCTGGTCACGGCAAAGCTGGAAGACTGAGGTCCTAACCTCAGATTTTCAGTCCTCTGTGTTCCCCAGTCTTCCCAAGGAAGGTGAAAACTTAttgcagggaaaagaaaaccaggatCAGACCTTTtagctgctggcttctgctggtgtGTTGCAGgtccccccagcagcccctgcctccgCAGCGCTGCCTTCGCCAGCTCCCGCTGCCTCTCTGCAAGCCAAGCACAGGGCCAGAGCTGAAAATACCCCAAAGTACTCCCCAAAGGGCTTTTTGGGGAGGTGGCAGGGTATTAAAGGTCCTAAGAGCCATGGGGGCATTACAGTGCATTCCATGGCAGGGGTTCAGTGAGGTTTTAGTATGGTTTTCTCCCAGCAAGGAATAAAAAGGCTTTTGGGTCAGTCCTGCCCTCAGTGGGATGTGCAGGATGTCTCCCCAAGAGAATCTTGGGAATGCCAACACCCATCACTTACGGAGCTTGgtgtgcagggagggaggctTGCTCATGATGTAGGGTCCTCTTTTCTCCACCACATCCATCGCCTTGCTTGGCTTCTTGCTTTCAGCCCAAGTGAGCTGAAAGACAAAGGGGGAGCAGCACATTTaggaggtgtgatggtttgaaactgtctttttaatttttccttgcaaagttcagaacagagaaagtgaaagagtataaataagtcactattgggtgtaagaaagcaaaatactgattgttctaaacacttccattggatagatagaaatgtttaagaactattacccaaaacaaagcaggctctctgcacattctgcattctgcagtgggggcagttgctgggctgtctggctgctgtttcttcttctcttctggctgaagataacacacactgaccttggcagctaagttaacaactttctgcttaactaactccgctttctgtccaaggggggtctggggggcaaagctcctgggagagggaggcccctttgggagggtccccttggggggaagcaaagggagatctgttgtgcttttctgttggctgtatatatttgtgaatgttgtgaattttgtatatttgtacatattcattgcatttcatcgtagattgtagattctgctttgtaaatagagcttttcatttgcttccagactgggctagcctggttattgtcggtggggggggggaatttcagctcacactgacacaggagGATTTTCTCTAGGAGGATGAAGTAAACTGGAGTCATTTCCAAAGCATCTGGTTGTTCTTGAGGAACTCAAGGGCAGTGAGGATATCTGCCACCAAGTCAGCTGGGGAGAGCTACAGGGGACAGCTCTGTACCATGAGGAAGAGGGATTAGCAGCTGTATTGGCTGATGAAGGGATGATTTGGGAATGGTGATGccaaataaaaggagaaagaaggagcgTTGGGGGGAGTCAgtgcaggaggaacagggaaTTAGAGGAAGCAGTTAACGCAGAAACACCAGAGAGGCCCTGAGATGGTGatcacagagcacagctgggatTAGCTCAGTGCCCTGAGCTGGGATTAGCAGGACAGAGCCTTACAGGAAGGAATAACCtggagcacagggagctggggctgcccaaGCAGTGGGATTAGCTGGGCAGGCACCTGGATCCCTCTGTACAGCTGCACCCCCCACAGAGCCCCTCTTAGACAAGGCCCTGTCCTGGGCCTCTACCTGTACACCCCCATAGCCCATTGCATGCCCTATAACCCTTTATCACTTCTTTGGGCACACACTCCAGCTCTATGCTGCCCCACACACACTCCATACTGCCTCCTGTGCAGACACCCAGCCCTACACCATCAATGCACAGCCCCATACTGCCCCACACATAGACTCCAGCCCTATAACCTCACACACCTACCCTGTGCACACACGCAGCCCTATTGCCCCCTAATGCAAATACCCCAGCCCGATACCCCCCCCACATACCCCAGCCCTACATCCTCCCTGTGCAGACACCCCAGCTCCATACCACCCCCACGCAGATACCCTGGCCCTATAACACCCCCATGCACACATCCCAGCCTTATACCACCCCCATGCGGATACCCACTCCCACACCATCATAATGCAGGTACCCCAGTGCTATTCCACCCCTATGCAGATGCCCCAGCCCTATACCATCCCCGTGCACATACCCCAGCCCTGTTCCACCCCTGTGCAGATATCTAGGCCATTTACCACCCCTGTGCACATACTCCAGCCCTATATCACTGCCATGCACATACCCCAGACATAGATCAGCCCTGTCCTGATACTCGAGGATACCTCACCTGTACACATCCCCTATGCCCACACCCCAGCCCTATAGCCCCCATGCACATCCCCTATACTGCCCCCATGCACACACCCCAGCCCTATAGAACCCATGCACATCCCCTACACTGCCCCCCATGCACACACCCCAGCCCTATAGCCCCCATGCACATCCCCTATACTGCCCCCATGCACACACCCCAGCCCTATAGAACCCATGCACATCCCCTACACTGCCCCCCATGCACACACCCCAGCCCTATAGCCCCCATGCACATCCCCTATACTGCCCCCCATGCACACACCACAGCCCTATAGCCCCCATGCACATCCTCTATACTGTCCCCATGCACACACCACAGCCCTATAGCCCCCATGCACATCCTCTATACTGTCCCCATGCACATCCTCTATACTGCCCCCATGTACACTCCCCAGCCCTATAGCCCCCATGCACACACCCCAGCCCTATAGCCCCCATGCACATCCCCTATACTGCCCCCCATGCCCACACCCCAGCCCTATAGCCCCCATGCACATCCCCTATACTGCCCCCATGCACACACCCCAGCCCTATAGCCCCCATGCACATCCCCTATACTGCCCCCCATGCCCACACCCCAGCCCTATAGCCCCCATGCACATCCTCTATACTGCCCCCATGCACACATTCCAGCCCTATACGCCCATGCACATCCCCTATACTGCCCCCCATGCCCACACCCCAGCCCTATAGAACCCATGCACATCCTCTATACTGCCCCCATGCACACACCACAGCCCTATAGCCCCCATGCACATCCCCTATACTGCCCCCATGCACACACCCCAGCCCTATATGCCCATGCACATCCTCTATACTGCCCCCATGCCCACACACCAGCCCTATAGCCCCCATGCACATCCCCTATACTGCCCCCCATGCACACACCCCAGCCCTATATGCCCATGCACATCCTCTATACTGCCCCCATGCCCACAAACCAGCCCTATAGCCCCCATGCACATCCCCTATACTGCCCCCCATGCACACACCACAGCCCTATAGCCCCCATGCACATCCTCTATACTGCCCCCATGCACACACCCCAGCCCTATAGCCCCCATGCACACACCCCAGCCCTATACGCCCATGCACATCCTCTATACTGCCCCCATGCACACACTCCATCCCTATACGCCCATGCACATCCCCTATACTGCCCCCATGCTCACACCCCAGCCCTATACGCCCATGCACATCCCCTATACTGCCCCCATGCACACACCCCAGCCCTATAGCCCCCATGCACATCCTCTATACTGCCCCCATGCACACACCCCAGCCCTATACCCCCATGCACATCCTCTATACTGCCCCCATGCCCACACCCCAGCCCTATGGCCCCCATGCACACACTCCAGCCCTAGAGCCTCCATGCACATCGCCTGTCCTGCCCCGTATTTCTCATACACACGCCATATCCTCCGCTCCCTGCACGCACCGACGGGCCTCGTCGCACGCCGACTCCGCTGGCAGCCGGGCCGCGACCggcaccagccccagccctgacccCGGGGCCGGGCCCGGGCCCGGGCCCtccgccaccgccgccgcccGTCGCCATGGCCGCCCGCTGCCCCGCCCCTCACGCGGTAGCAGCCAATGGCAGCGCGCAGCGGCGGGGTCCAGCCAATGGAAGGCGGGGAGATGGCGCGCCCCTCCGTCGCTCATGCGCAGAGCGACAGCCCGGAGGGACACCGGGACAGATGTGGAGGACGTCCTGCTCCTTACCTGCACAaatccctcctttcctccaaaaTTCTATCTTTCTTGTGGCGAAAAGAGAAAactcccttcctcttcttctcccgCTCAAACTCCTGTCTGTGACagaacagaaggggaaaagccggctccccagggagcagaTCCCAGCCCCACCAGACCCCACAGCCAGAGCACACCCATGGCAACTAGGAGCCTCCCACCACCTCCGTGGTTTCAAGCCTCAACCTCCTCTGACAGCATGGGGTCTGAaaactcctccttctcctctccaaagcaGGCTGTACCAGAGGGTCACCATGTCCCCTGGATGGGTCCTTACTTGTTCCTTCCCAAGGGTGAAGCCAGGTGCTTGCCAAGGCCACGagcaccatgcctggaggtgttcaagaaatgggtggcactttgggacatggtttaatagtcaTGGCAGCGTTGGGCTGacaacttgatgatcttagaggtctttttcaagtGAAACTATTCTATATTTAAGCTCTTAGTCCTTCTTGGGAGAGCACATTTACCAGTatgtttgttccttttcctcctaaaaccaaaagaaataaTCACACAAACCAGTGCCAGCACATCAGTCAAACCAGTTTTTCCTTTATTAGGTCCAACTTCCCATCACATACATTGTGACTCAATAAAGGAAGAAGTTACTTCAAACAAGGTAATATTTTAACATTTGTGGCTCCAGGCGCTGTGGTACAATCCGGTGGCATCAGGAAAATGCTTCAGCAATGCACCTAGAAAAGGacagattaaaaataattacagcagcagcccaggatccCCACAAGAGTTTCCACGGGATCTCAAGTGAGTTATTTCCATGACTCACTCTTACACTTGAAGCCCAGTTTAATCCCCAGCCCACAAATGCAGTTcctgcactgccagcactgctgcctcagtCCCCTCACACCAGAACACAGTGCcccagaggaagaaggaggccAGGGACTAAGAGATCCAGAATGAAGAGCTATTTGCAGTCTGAGATTGGCCATCTACTGAAGAGGCTGCATTAAGAGAATGCTTTCACAGAGCCTGGCTTCCACCAGGATTTTATTTAGGGTTTAATTTTAGTCTGGGATGAGAGCACGTTAGGTCTTGCCTTTAATCAGAGCTCCTCCTCAGTCAGAGGAGTGGCTGTCTAATAACAACATCTCCATATGAGGCTCATGTGAGAGGCCTGATTTATGACAAACATCTAAACATCTTCATCACAGTTGGTTTTAAATTTAGAAAATTTAGAAAAAATTTAGaaaatctctgaaaaaaaaaaaaccaaacagtagCTTTCCAAGACTAAGTTTGTGCATTTCTGGTGGAAATGATCCAGCCATTTACTAAGAATA
The DNA window shown above is from Indicator indicator isolate 239-I01 chromosome 16, UM_Iind_1.1, whole genome shotgun sequence and carries:
- the FAM219B gene encoding protein FAM219B, which encodes MATGGGGGGGPGPGPGPGVRAGAGAGRGPAASGVGVRRGPSLTWAESKKPSKAMDVVEKRGPYIMSKPPSLHTKLQRQRELAKAALRRQGLLGGPATHQQKPAAKRSVKFNKGYTALSQTADDSLVSLDSDSDGEQGSRCSSGYSSAEQVNQDLSRQLLQDGYHLDEVPDDEDLDLIPPKPVASSSCPCCFGENLCCVIQ